ttatttgtttgcagatttccaagttttttttaatttttatttccagttttCACTTCTTCCCATATAATTTGacatacattttaatgacacaaaaatgcagttAGGGACAGCATGTACCCTCCTGTTTGTGTGCCACATATTTCATTGAGCAAAACGTCAGTTCCCATTCCACAGTTGTGTGTCAGTTCTGCATGTTCTATATGCCATGAATCACTTTTCACGATCTTGTTTTGATAACTTTCTGTCGGAGAGTTTTTACTGAGGATGTTGGCTGAGGTTCAAAGATGCAAACCAACGTGGGAGGTTCGGCTGGATTCCTGAAATCTTATGTGTCAAAAAGGTCTTCATTTTACACTGCCAAGTTCAAATGCTCCCACAGGGGACAAAAcccagaaaagagaaaacaacaacgATGCAAAATatctgccaaaaacaaacaattcaaaGCATGACTGTGATTTTCTGCAAGTTATGAAGCAACCTCTTTGTGTGATGTGATCCTTTGCATAATATATAGGCTACaggcatatacagtatatgtgtgtgtgaatgtaataatgtgtgtttttgccttttaaatATGCCTTTTTTCAGGCTATATTTAAGAGGTCAGTTcactgaaaagataaaaaaaaaaaggtttcctcACTTACCTGTAGTTGTATCAAGTCATGTAGATAGTTTCCGCTGCAGGTTTTGGGATATTTATCTCTGAGATTTCCACCACGATCCTGATACAAAGGAAATGAGTGGGCTGCTGTGCTCACAGCAATGaaaatcagcagcaacatctcTCTACAGAGAAAGTGTCCCAGATACTGTGAATAATCTACAGACCAAACTGTGAACATTTCAGTCCATTCAAatctaaaataatataaaaaaactgaGGTTAAGTTTGTGGGTGCGTCTGTTTCAGTTTCACTGGGGATATTGCATATGTTGCctagatcagtggttcccaattGGTCCAGtcatggggtccagatttctccttggTCATTAGTTCAAGATCCAAACATACGATAAATTCACATAAatcacatattcaattttatttcacaaaatttaaacaacATGTTGACTAAGAACACAATGAAACTAAGAATAATCAGaaactgtacttcaaaataaaaactctgtgGCGGAAATTCACTTTACCTTAacataaagtgcattttttacTAACTTGACACATTCACAAGTCACATTCTGTGCATTCAGAATGATCCACAACCCACCTCTGGATTGTGCCACTGGTTTAGCTGAAATTGAAAGACTCTGATAGGGCAGTAGATTAAATTCCAACCAAGAAACTGAAGATCAGGTCTCTCTTGATTCCTGGCATCCTCCCAACTGGAACAGCATGTTtgtgaatgaatgtttttctcCTGCAACCAAGAGCGAAAAAACATTATAAAGGCTTCTTATGAAATGTGTTAAGTCAATGAGCTGCAGAGTTTTATGTCTGACTGCATTAATAGTGTGGTATGTATTAAGCGTCAGTCAGTGGGGAGTGGGGGGCGGGGGGTACTAAATTGTAGGTTTGGTTTAAATGATATGAGGTTGTGTCACACTTTGCAGAGTAAAGATCAATGCATGAAAACCCTATTTTGCTTTTAAGGAAAGAGTGATTGTGCAATGAAACATTTCGCACTTGCGGAAACACGAGACTATCAAACAGTGGCACCTGTCTGCCCACTCTGTGATTGTCATGGAAAGCAACCCACCCACCCATCCACTTGATCAACCTGCATAGCAGCATCCAGGCGCGGCACTTGAGACTCACAGGGGGTGGATTTGGAAACGACAGAGGGGTGGGGGCTCAGGTTGAACTGTCTCTACCTGCCTGCCTGTGTGACACAGAGACCGAGAAGAGGCTCGACACCATTGTGCTTTGACAGCGCTGACACAGCTGACCTGAACAGGTGAGAACACAATATGGTGCAAAGGCTGGACTTCACACAATTTCATGTTCACTGACTATGCCGGGGGTAAGGGCTCATTACAGAGTCAGAATTGCTTTCATTTTCTATGCATAATGGATTTGACCTGGTTAATTGGCGCTGGCACATCTCCAGTGAGATTCATCAGAGGAGATTAAAGCACTAAGTGCAGGTCAAAATGTTAAGAGGAGCTCAAAGAGAATGCAGACAAGATGCACAATGTGACAGGACATGAAACTGTAAACACAGGGCGGGTTCAGATCCTGAGCAGACAGCTAACAAGGAGACTAATGTGAAGAACATTTCTCGCCTAGCTCTGTCAAGATgacattggttttttttttaacataaaatgtggtaaacactgagaaaaaaaaagcatccaaaaGATTACCTGAATTATGTAAAGCGTATTTATGCTCAAAATTCTGATCCAGCTGAACATAGGCGTCCAAAATGGTTAGTGCTATAACAAATGCTTCAGTGTCTCGTTTACATTCAGAGTGAGCTGTTTCGTGCAGAATGCAGTATGACGGGAATGCAGTATGTATGAGATGCTGGGTCATTAAACAGGTCTGAAGTCAGTGGTgaatgcagagagaaagaaaaaaaaccaaaaactagaCAGGAAGCAGATACAGTATATCACAGTTCTACACACAGTCAGTGCAGTTTTGTTGGGATGGAagtttaaaaagctttaaattaaaatgtcatctttAATACATTTCATCAGGTTGAACATCTGAGAAAACATCATGTCGAAAGGTGAGTCCCTCTTGaatctgatatttcattttttgtaagaTTAAAAACAGTATGTGAGTATTCTCGGATCCCAGTGCTGATgaagaagtgtgtgtttgtgttttgtagaTGTTAACAGATACAAGGTGTTTCAGACCACCAGGGTGCGGCATGCACTGAAGAATGATGGCTGCTGGATCCATAAATCAAAAGAGGAGAATGAAGAGCAAGAAAAAGCAAGGTTTTCGCTATTTTAGACAAATCTCTTTTTCTgtagtatgtatgtatatagaTTTAATTAAACTCCTAATTGGTTATTCAGGCTCGGTggtatgttttaaaatttgtaacatcagaaatgtgagaCTTTCACAAGCTTAACTAATTTCCACTAAAAGAtggagatatatatatatataaaatattttattaaaaaaaaaagtctcacccaaaaaaatcaatatcattttaattGTACACTATATTTCGAATGTTTTCACTGAATCagcttaatgtcagacagtgatttccaacaggAAAATTAAGCCGATATATGTCTCTCTTCacagccagactccatttataAAAGTGGTGATTTAATATCTccaaacacaggagctgctgctctaccactgcctccaacagttattttgtttgtgttattgtgagactttggcatttaaaagcattagcttggattcaccaaagtaaCACAATAGCACAAACTAGCTCCCTAAACAAAGCCGGgggagaccagcagctcctgtgttcggcgagctaaaatgactgtttttgtcaacggAGCCTGGTCTAATATTTATAAAGATGAATTTAAGACATTGTGAGACTTTTAAAGGACTTGCAGACACCCTATGAGGCTTGCTTTCCTGCTTTAACACTGTAATTTAGTGTAGGCATTGTTACTATATTTTTAGACcctgtttagtttagtttagtttagtttctaATTGTCTACATCACAAACAATGACTTCCTGAAagagaaatgactgaaaaaaaagatcctgCAAACTTACagcattttcttctgtcttGCAGTACTGACCAGGAGGTGGAGACCAAACTGTCTCCAGTCAGACAGAAATCCTACGTCCTGTCCACAGCCAGGAAATTTGAGTGAGTATTTGAGAAATGTTGCCACGCACTGTGTTTAAGAACAGAGTTGTAGACTGAGCTTACTGAACAACGAATAACGGGGGCTGTAAAACCCCTGTAAAACTGTCTGACAAACTCCAACCACTCAAATGCAGTACCCAGATTTGGCCAGCAGATGttaccatttttttgacaatataaaatgctacaaaacagggaattattttaatgtttcataaTGAGTCAGTGCTTTGCAAAGCTCCCAAATCATTAGTAAATGTATGAGATCTGATGAGGtcatatctaaaaaaaagaaaaaaaagagaaaaccaaaaaacaaccaaacaacaacaaaaaacaaaacaaaaacaaaaccctccAAACAAATCCAGTGCTACTCAAATGTGGTGCCGTGACACATTTTGATACAGTGTGATAGCACTTTTGTAAGTCAAACTAAGACTCTCCTTTGACTCTGTTGTgtcactgaataaaataaaagtataaaagctTCAGGCAGAAATCTCCATCTGTGATATTaacatacataaacattaaCTTAACCCTGGGCTGCTCTGCTGCATCCATAAAGACCTACAGTGCACTGCAGGCTGACTCCTGCTTTAGCTGCTTGCTGAAGCACTGATCTGAATACAATTCTTACTTAAGCATTTACCCTTAAGGCACACAGGAACAAACAACTGCTCTAACACCTGCATATTTGCCCTTCAATCACAAAAACGGTCCTTTCGGCTTTCTaattaacatcataaaaatgtaaatacccAGTTTCAGCTGCACAAATATTTTACCAGGCATCATTTTTCACTGTGTTAAATACTAATCTCAGTGTTTTGCTGATCATTTTACTCTAACGTGGTATTCAGTATTCATAAAGTCACATTCAGAGTTATGTACTTGAGATTTAAACAGACTGTAAAGATGCTCTAAAACATTTATTGACTGTTTACATAGTAATCATAATTATTAATGCATGCAGTAGTGTTCCCCGCCCTGTGTATTCTGCCAGCTGTACCTATTGCCTTGTCATTACATCACCTGACTTGAACACgtacatgacacacacacacacacacacacgcacgcacggacacatgcgcgcgcgcgcacacacacacacacacacacacacacagagtctaaAACTCCTTATTGTAAATTATTAAGCATACAGACACTTTTGTgctgcaaaaatatttcaaaaatacatttattttgctttttctccctGAGATCAAAATGTAGCGTCCATTCCTCACTGCAATTGGACAAAATTATACTTTTGAACACATTAATGTTTAAAGACACCCCTCCCCAAATAAAAAAGGGGCTCAACTTTATATTCAGACAATATATTCCTTTTATAACTACGTAATGGGCCAAGTAAACagcagtattaaaaaaacacactgtttctCCTCCATATTCAAAGTTTGTTTCTCAGCAGGCTTGAACTTCACGACGAAAAAATCACTTAGGAAAAAGTTTTATGCGTGCatctttacttttgttttgcaaatattctGCTTGGAAACTGGACCACAATAAATCCTCAATATCTACCTACATCTTCACGATGTACTAGTTCCTGTAATTACAGATTCTCAACAAGATAACACTTGACAACATTGCTAAGATTTCAATCTGTCCTTTTATCTAAGCATGCCAAGAACAATGAGGTGAATCTGTTACTCTGCTTTCATGTTAACTGAATACACACTGAGCgattaaccccccccccactgtGGGAACTACTGTGGTGCAGCATTCAAACATTTTACTCAATTATTAAATCTAAGCACAATGTTGACTCGTAATTTATATCAACACACCCCTTTCTTCTGGTGAGCTGACAATCAGAGCGCTCTGCAAGGAGGCTGGGGGAGGTGGTGCACGATCCTCAAGTtgtaaaacaaaccaaatcagTATTTCAAAAGACAAAAGTAGGCAGATTTTGTTGAATTATGCAGTGAATATCTTTCCTCGAAAGTACTGATGTCTGATAGTCTGAGGCAGTTATGAGTTATGAGGAGGGTCCAGCAGCTGTGAGGTCAGTGTGCATCTCCTGTGCTGACAAGGAGGGTCCAGCTGCTGGGCCCACGCCGTGTGACGGCATTAAATGACCCTCATCGATGGCAAAGTTGTTCTGTGGGTAGATGCCACATTTCCTAAATCCCTCCTTTACAATCTGgacaccctcctcctccttcactaCCTGATACGTCCCTTTAAACACACCTGAGAACTCCTTTTTGCTGATTGCAAAGTGAGTGTCAGTGGTGCAGCCGTCACCTATGAGTGCTGCAAAGCGCTGCTTCAGGAGGACAAAGAGACCCGCGTCGAGTGGCTGCAGGATGTGAGAGCAGTGAGGCGGAAAGCATAGCAGGATGACGTCCTCCTTCCGAGCTGCCTCCACCACCTCAAGGTTCACGGGAGACTTGTGGCCGTCGAAAATGAGCAGCAGCGGACGCTCCTTTGGTGCGTGAAGGAGGAAGTGTTTGAGGAACCATTTCTTGAAAAGGTCAGAGTTGGTACATCCTGAATCTGACCATCCATAGAGGGCGTTCAGAGGCCCTTGAGTCTTGTAACATACTCCTCCCGGGTATGCCTTTGAGTAGATAATAAACGGGGGAATGTCCACTCCAGCTGCACTAAAACAAGCCAGGACGGAGATGTTGTCCCTTGAGCCTGGTGTTGGCTTGTAGCCCAGACTGGCAGATTTGGGGAGAATCACCTTCTTCCTGCCCAGCTGAAAGGCCGTCTCGTTGCAGTTGAAGATTTGATGAGGCTTGTCTCCGAGCCCATGAGCGTCCATGACAGTGCTGAGTAAACGGAAAAACTGATCCACTGCTTCCTTTCTCACACATACCGTCCTCCCACGGACAACATTGTCTGCTGGCTGAATGGTGATGttcttttcttgcctttttctAAAATTGAGCCACCAGGTCTGGCCTAGTTTAGAAAACGCCACCCTCCGATGCTGCCGCTTATAAATGGATGAGGCAAAGGACACCAGCTGTTGCTTGGTCAGTGGGAATCCATGCTTGGACATGTACAAAGAGAATTCCACCAGCAGCTCCTCGTCGGCAGACGTTATAAGCTGAGCTGGCCCACTGCGACTCCCCGGTGTCACCCGTCCACTGACTCTGTCCCCCAGTGAAGATTTAGGGACTCCAAACTCTTTGGCGGCTTGTCTTACCGTACACCTTCCTGACTTCACCTCGATCAGTGCGCGCTCCATGGCCTCCTCTgtccatttcttcttcttcttccttccGACTTTGTCAAGATGATTTCTCGATGGCATTTTTGTCTAGGATGGCACAAGAAATGCATGCATGAGTAACACATTAAACAAGTATGATATATACAATCAGTCTACTTACGAGAATGTgtaattaaaatcacaaaaaaactgttctAAAAGACTAAACACCTTGAGTGCCTTCCATCCTTCTTTGTCTATACATAACCAACAAAGACCCACAGACTGCACACAGTCTTTTTCCTGACAGGGAGTACATTACCTCCTTATTTTAATCCCAGTTTAGTTTACAGAACAGCTTCCTTATTTGTTGTTGCTTACAAGCACATTGCTCAAGAAGTGGAGCACAGAATCTCCTGCATCCAATATTCATGTTTGATGGATGGAGGCACTAAACTGAAGTTTGGTTCTGATTCACTAATTTAAAGGGTCGTTTATATGACATGTAAGGAATAATAATCCTCAGCTGTTTCTCTGGTGTAACACTATAAGAAGTTATTGTGCATTAGGAGCCTGAAGAGCACCTTGACCCTCTTTCTGGTAAGCCTAGCCAATTTATGAAGATGGGATTATTGAGAAAAAGGTTTATTGTACTACTTTTTGTCCATGTGGAATTTGCAGCTCTAgattaaaacaacatcaacaataataaaaacaaagacttaaCAAACTTAAATTGATTgcaaatcaataaaacatttgctctAAGAAATgtgcaagcaaaaaaaaaaagcactttctcCATCCACACCACATATATAAAGGTCTGGATCACAAATACCTGCAATGCTGACCAGCCAGTCTTGATTTTGACAAACATAGTGTATGAGGCTTTTAAAGATCCTGTTTCAAATATGTTTAACTTTATTTCAAACTCTTAAACAAATTAGAtaccattgtttttgtttttttttcttaatccaACTCAAACAGCCTGTTAGTTTTTCAACTGTATTTAAACTAGTCCAGGTTTAGGCTACTCGAATTTTGCTTTATACTTGTCTGTAAAGAAATATAATAGTTCCATTCATTCAGGTACGAAAATTACACTGTACATGTACtatatgtactgtacatgttCTCACAGTCAAAGCTCTCCACCTGCAAATGGAAAGCTGTTAAAATACAGACTGACTTACTGGTGTTGGGGAGTCGTCGTACTGGCTTTTAATGGGGGCAGAAGAGGACTCGTCCTGTGCTGGTTGTGACGTCCAGCACCGTAgcgttactgtttgtaaactaCAAAAACGTGAAGCCTGGCGTTTTTAGAGACGAAATTAcgctttaaaaaacacatacttaGTGGCAGTATTTATTCCACAGTCGCCGTTACACGTCTGTCGGTAAAAGAAAGTTTTAAGTATACGGTTAAGTTTAGCCAGAGCCCCAAATTTCCCTGCCTAGCATGAAGCTGCTAACTAGCAACATgtccacataaaaaaacagcagcaagaGCGGAACAAAACCGGAAGATGAGTGACGgtgtcttcaaaataaaataattaaagttcTTGTTACAAAAATAAGTGTCCAACTCTACAGGTACCCAGATGTCCACACTGTGAGATGTTCATTTATGTTACATACTGAAAATATGTTGTATATTTTCGCCGTTTTTTGTGggtcactttttaatttttttttatttttatactttaccCATAcatagcattttattttattatattattatttttttaggtgtttgaAATTAAGTAGGCTATATTCAATTCATTGAATACATCAATAAATTGCACCACAGTGCTCGTATGACGTGGAACTAAGGCTGTACAACAGATTGTAGAATAATTATCAGAAATTTAGGAAAGCAatcaaacaaactaaaaataaaggCTAAACTCTTCACTAAAATGTAATTCTACAGCACACTAAAATATTCTTATTGTGGTTATTGTTATTTCTAACGTTTCttatgctgctgtcttggccaggtctccttTGAAAAAGAGTGTGTTGATCTCGAAGGGACTTACTTGttcaaatatgaattaaataaaaataagaaataaaaccGCTGAATTTTCCCAAATTGGAGGCTTTTCATATTTTAGTGGTAAATGTAATGCAACTTATTTCAGATTATTTGAAAGCATTTGTGTACTTTTCCATGACCATTTAATACTTATATAAGACATATCTATTTCCATTTCTGACGACAATATGTGATGTGAGAGGTATCAAGGCAAGtcatttgaatcatcagttCCAGACACTTCATAAAGAGTAAAAGGTTAACATGCTTTGCTTACAGTGTTTACAGGTGGGCAATGAGCTTATAATCTGTTGAGTTACATTCTTATTAAGATGTTTCGCAACTGCAAGCACTGCTGGCTCTAACAGGCCAATTGTAATAGATGAGTGACAGAAACTGGAACTAAACTGACTCATGCATGTAACTGAATCACATTCCTTGTTCAAGAAAACAGCTCCACCCCCTCACTTCATGCAATGTGTTTAGTGGTATTTACATCGTTAATAAACATTGTGTTGACATTTAATGCTCTGTCAGCTTTGCGTCATCAATCAAAGTAGCCGGCTCTTATACTTTACTTTTACCATTCAGCTCTGGTGtcttatgtgtgttttgttgtgctcATCCTTCAATGCAGGTCAGTCTTTTTGTGCAACATTATTTGTGTAGGATATAGATGAACCTGTCAATTACATAGAAGGATAAAATGAGTCATATTCTGAAGCTGCCATAACATTTTAGTATCCTGGCTGATAAGGTTGTCTCTGACACAACGTATTTagcaaaaaagtatttacataATATCTTGCAAAAAACACTCTTTTAACCATCTCAATATAGACCTTTGGCTTTGATGACAATTTTTAACTTAAGTACTTCAAAGCTGATGAAATCTTTTCTTAATTGTGACGCATGAATTAGCATATTATCATTTGCTACCGTTATGTTTTCTGCTTTATAATATAAATGCCTTGGTTCTTTCAACATGTCTTTCTTATTCCTACCCCGTAGATCACTAGATTCTCCGGTGAGCCCTCCTTTCCAAAAGATGCAGTTTACTCCGTCTGACGGGTATGTATGTGTTGAATTTTAATAGCAAAAAACTGTGCAAACTATGAGTAACCACAATCCACTTGTTTCTAAATTTGCATTATTAATCTCAGTTAAGTCtcaatatttaaaccaaaagtATTGAATTCAGTGCCACATTATATTTTGCAAGTTTATCATTTCCCATTCTGTATTTTAGCAGTTCATCTAATCAGGGAAATTGTGAAGCCATTCCTCCCTGTAAAGATGCTCAGCCTGAGGGTTCAACAGCAGAGACCACAGACGATGCAAAGTAAGTATATGAGAGTATCTCTACTGAGTGTAACTGCTGCTGAGTGTAGGGATTTTTATTCATATGTAGTTTTTTGCATAGTTGGGAATAAGTAACTCCCTCTGTTACAGGCCCCAAGCACCCAAAGAAAAACTTATCACAAATGGTGAGACACAGCCTGAACAATCAGTAGCCAacacaacagcagaaaacaaggGAGATGCTGCTGTAGCTTCCCAGTCAAATGTTGAACACACTGACGGGGCAGCTGAGGTCTCTGCAGAGATTCATGTAGCAGAACCTATCCAAAATGATGAAGCACACCCAGTTTCTTCAACAAGTCCAGAAGCAGTGTCTCCTGTGGAACCAGTTGCCAACTCAACTCCTGTGGAAGATCTTGTTGCAGAACCCTCTGCTGCAGTTATCACAGAGGATGGTAAAGACACAGTTGAAGCCCCTGTTGCGCCTGCAGTAGAACTGCAACTTCAAGAGGAGCCTTCAACCGTAGCAGTGCCAgcatataaaacacatttagagGATACTGAGGTAGAATCTGTCCAGCCTGAAAAGGGTATTGGTGAGGAATGTCATCCAGAACAGGCTGCAGAAAAAATAGTTGAAACTGTAACTGAGGTTGTAGTTAAGTCAACATCAGACACAAGTGACGTGGTTAATGCAATGCCGGAAAAAGGGGCTGCTTCCCAAAACAGTGTTGAAGCTGTAGCTGAGGTTGTGGTGAAGTCATTACCTGACACGAGTGACACTGTAAGTGCAACACCAGTAACAGAGGCTGCTGTTCCCCAAGTCAGCCATGAAGCTGAGGTTGCTGTGGTTTCTAAGACCCCTGATGTGACTGGTTTACAAGAGGAGGCCGCTCTTCAAGTCAGTGTGGAACCAGTCCCTGACTTAGTGGTACCATCTGTTTCCGAACCACTTGCTCAACCAGTGACTGAATCTGCTACAGAGGAGAGTTGTGTGAAAGGTCCTCCTGAACAGGCGACTGAGGAAACTGTCGAAGTTGTAGCTGATGTTGCTGTGGTACCTGAGCCACCTGTTGTGAATGGGTCAGCTGGAGAAGAGGCCATCAGTGTGGAACCCGTCCCTGATTTAGTGGTGGAATCTGTATCTGAAACGTCTGCTCAACCTGTTGCTGAAACTACAGAGGGTAGTTGTGAGAAAGGTCCTCCTGGACCAGTGAATGGGGAGACTGTTAAAGATGTAGTTGATGTTGTTGTGGAGCCATCGCCTGAGATGCCTGCTGTGACTGGTGCAGCACAGCAGGAAGCTGCTCCCCAAGTCAGTGTTGAACCAATCCCTGACTTAGTGGCAGGCACTGTTTCCGAATCTCTTGAAACTGCAGTCAAGTCTGAAGAATGTAAAGCTGAACCTGCAGCCCAGGCAGAGCCAGTTTTGAAGACCACAGCAAAAGAGGTAGTTGAGTGTGAAATCCAGCCTGTTGATAACACTGTTGTTGAGCAAAGTGTTGAGTCAGTACCTGAGAGTGCAGCAGATCATGTGGCGGAGTTGAAAATTGAGGATGCTGTTAAACCTGTAACAGCGCCAAATGCTGAAGCTGTTCTGGAAAAGTTCTCTGATAGACCCATTG
This genomic window from Plectropomus leopardus isolate mb chromosome 13, YSFRI_Pleo_2.0, whole genome shotgun sequence contains:
- the si:dkey-125i10.3 gene encoding dextranase isoform X2; the protein is MSKDVNRYKVFQTTRVRHALKNDGCWIHKSKEENEEQEKASTDQEVETKLSPVRQKSYVLSTARKFESLDSPVSPPFQKMQFTPSDGSSNQGNCEAIPPCKDAQPEGSTAETTDDAKPQAPKEKLITNGETQPEQSVANTTAENKGDAAVASQSNVEHTDGAAEVSAEIHVAEPIQNDEAHPVSSTSPEAVSPVEPVANSTPVEDLVAEPSAAVITEDGKDTVEAPVAPAVELQLQEEPSTVAVPAYKTHLEDTEVESVQPEKGIGEECHPEQAAEKIVETVTEVVVKSTSDTSDVVNAMPEKGAASQNSVEAVAEVVVKSLPDTSDTVSATPVTEAAVPQVSHEAEVAVVSKTPDVTGLQEEAALQVSVEPVPDLVVPSVSEPLAQPVTESATEESCVKGPPEQATEETVEVVADVAVVPEPPVVNGSAGEEAISVEPVPDLVVESVSETSAQPVAETTEGSCEKGPPGPVNGETVKDVVDVVVEPSPEMPAVTGAAQQEAAPQVSVEPIPDLVAGTVSESLETAVKSEECKAEPAAQAEPVLKTTAKEVVECEIQPVDNTVVEQSVESVPESAADHVAELKIEDAVKPVTAPNAEAVLEKFSDRPIELWEALDVKPPTTEANPEPVKDPKQFQAEEIKPNHHSDETISDIFQKPKKKQTYPQIRIRNTSICSICDQTFVGNVKLHLSDPVITCHPECLKCGVCAKPLGDLLIPMYLHEQDVQCRDCFAITLKKTQA
- the si:dkey-125i10.3 gene encoding dextranase isoform X1, whose amino-acid sequence is MSKDVNRYKVFQTTRVRHALKNDGCWIHKSKEENEEQEKASTDQEVETKLSPVRQKSYVLSTARKFESLDSPVSPPFQKMQFTPSDGSSSNQGNCEAIPPCKDAQPEGSTAETTDDAKPQAPKEKLITNGETQPEQSVANTTAENKGDAAVASQSNVEHTDGAAEVSAEIHVAEPIQNDEAHPVSSTSPEAVSPVEPVANSTPVEDLVAEPSAAVITEDGKDTVEAPVAPAVELQLQEEPSTVAVPAYKTHLEDTEVESVQPEKGIGEECHPEQAAEKIVETVTEVVVKSTSDTSDVVNAMPEKGAASQNSVEAVAEVVVKSLPDTSDTVSATPVTEAAVPQVSHEAEVAVVSKTPDVTGLQEEAALQVSVEPVPDLVVPSVSEPLAQPVTESATEESCVKGPPEQATEETVEVVADVAVVPEPPVVNGSAGEEAISVEPVPDLVVESVSETSAQPVAETTEGSCEKGPPGPVNGETVKDVVDVVVEPSPEMPAVTGAAQQEAAPQVSVEPIPDLVAGTVSESLETAVKSEECKAEPAAQAEPVLKTTAKEVVECEIQPVDNTVVEQSVESVPESAADHVAELKIEDAVKPVTAPNAEAVLEKFSDRPIELWEALDVKPPTTEANPEPVKDPKQFQAEEIKPNHHSDETISDIFQKPKKKQTYPQIRIRNTSICSICDQTFVGNVKLHLSDPVITCHPECLKCGVCAKPLGDLLIPMYLHEQDVQCRDCFAITLKKTQA
- the si:rp71-1d10.8 gene encoding MFS-type transporter clz9 produces the protein MPSRNHLDKVGRKKKKKWTEEAMERALIEVKSGRCTVRQAAKEFGVPKSSLGDRVSGRVTPGSRSGPAQLITSADEELLVEFSLYMSKHGFPLTKQQLVSFASSIYKRQHRRVAFSKLGQTWWLNFRKRQEKNITIQPADNVVRGRTVCVRKEAVDQFFRLLSTVMDAHGLGDKPHQIFNCNETAFQLGRKKVILPKSASLGYKPTPGSRDNISVLACFSAAGVDIPPFIIYSKAYPGGVCYKTQGPLNALYGWSDSGCTNSDLFKKWFLKHFLLHAPKERPLLLIFDGHKSPVNLEVVEAARKEDVILLCFPPHCSHILQPLDAGLFVLLKQRFAALIGDGCTTDTHFAISKKEFSGVFKGTYQVVKEEEGVQIVKEGFRKCGIYPQNNFAIDEGHLMPSHGVGPAAGPSLSAQEMHTDLTAAGPSS